One genomic region from Haloterrigena gelatinilytica encodes:
- a CDS encoding winged helix-turn-helix transcriptional regulator, with protein sequence MTARSSTASRVLVCLVTLLVCGAGTVGIVAAATGGAASLGTDDSLTGSVDETDDELANVSDDLENADDGTIDGGGNATNETADEDDGTAAERDGGTDGLRNVTDESDDSIDETEATLENGSGTVTNTTDETRDAVDAAANETADGLLENSSDALDGDAELDGSIGTESVGLEVSASASTDSSDGAGDGDDDAASAGDYGSTDGSPIPDGTSTTADVVLVGLLGTITAAGAAAGGAGAGAAAGSAGAGAGSAGAAGGATGLTANWLGQSVLRHLRRLGSLLPVKLLSILGYSRYDDSDPLENDRRRAIYETIAADPGCYLSQVSEESGVALSTVRHHVRILDEEGLVATAKVDGKRRYFLADEAAAAPGDGGPTVEDAELHAALAEPAKRAVLETLADLGSAPNGRLADELERDPSTVSHHLSALADDGLVVREKDGRAMINELVPTVEAALSETEPSLEDETASPSAPADD encoded by the coding sequence ATGACCGCCCGTTCGTCGACCGCGAGTCGCGTCCTCGTCTGTCTCGTCACCCTCCTCGTCTGCGGCGCCGGTACGGTCGGGATCGTCGCCGCTGCGACCGGCGGCGCCGCGTCCCTGGGGACCGACGATTCGCTCACCGGATCCGTCGACGAGACGGACGACGAGTTGGCAAACGTAAGCGACGACCTCGAGAACGCCGACGACGGGACGATCGACGGCGGCGGGAACGCGACGAACGAGACCGCCGACGAGGACGACGGGACGGCTGCCGAACGGGACGGCGGGACGGACGGACTCCGAAACGTAACCGACGAGAGCGACGACTCGATCGACGAAACAGAAGCCACCCTCGAGAACGGGTCCGGAACGGTGACGAACACGACCGACGAGACGAGGGACGCGGTGGACGCCGCCGCTAACGAGACGGCCGACGGGCTGCTCGAGAACTCGAGCGACGCGCTCGACGGCGACGCCGAACTCGACGGATCGATCGGAACGGAGTCCGTCGGCCTCGAGGTGTCGGCGTCCGCGTCGACCGACTCGAGCGACGGCGCGGGTGACGGCGATGACGACGCTGCGAGCGCGGGCGACTACGGCAGTACCGACGGCTCCCCGATTCCGGACGGAACCTCGACGACGGCCGACGTCGTCCTCGTCGGCCTGCTCGGCACGATCACCGCCGCGGGGGCTGCAGCGGGGGGTGCCGGCGCGGGTGCCGCCGCCGGTTCGGCCGGCGCTGGCGCGGGGTCCGCTGGCGCTGCAGGCGGCGCGACCGGTCTCACAGCGAACTGGCTCGGTCAATCCGTCCTGCGACACCTCCGCCGTCTCGGTTCGCTGCTCCCGGTGAAGCTCCTCTCGATCCTCGGCTACAGTCGCTACGACGACTCCGACCCCCTCGAGAACGACCGCCGGCGGGCGATCTACGAGACCATCGCGGCCGACCCCGGCTGCTACCTCTCGCAGGTCAGCGAGGAGAGCGGCGTCGCGCTCTCGACGGTCCGCCACCACGTCCGCATCCTCGACGAGGAGGGGCTGGTGGCCACGGCCAAGGTCGACGGCAAGCGCCGGTACTTCCTCGCGGACGAGGCCGCGGCGGCGCCTGGCGACGGCGGGCCGACCGTCGAGGACGCCGAACTCCACGCCGCCCTCGCGGAGCCCGCCAAGCGGGCGGTGCTCGAGACGCTCGCGGACCTCGGTTCGGCGCCGAACGGCCGCCTCGCCGACGAACTCGAGCGCGATCCGAGTACCGTCTCACACCACCTCTCGGCGCTGGCCGACGACGGACTGGTCGTCCGCGAGAAGGACGGCCGAGCGATGATCAACGAACTCGTCCCGACGGTCGAGGCGGCGCTGAGCGAGACAGAGCCGTCGCTCGAGGACGAAACGGCGTCGCCGTCGGCGCCGGCGGACGACTAA
- a CDS encoding S1C family serine protease, protein MTVRGASSGGTGWVLDAEKGHVVTNAHVAINDESFTIGTFDGKTGTATRVGYHREMRPDLALVQTDLDGLSEFSIGDESTLRAGDPLLTIGHPGRYGDWVMSIGRYDSYRSVSDWILSTVPTSQGNSGGPLFTPDGDVVGVISGTTRSGETEDYSKSNELYAEFPEIRELTTGNPVTTLMDSVNEWLE, encoded by the coding sequence GTGACGGTGCGCGGCGCGAGTTCCGGAGGGACCGGCTGGGTACTCGACGCCGAGAAGGGCCACGTCGTGACGAACGCCCACGTCGCGATCAACGACGAGTCGTTTACCATCGGAACGTTCGACGGGAAAACCGGCACTGCGACGCGCGTCGGGTATCACCGGGAGATGAGACCCGATCTCGCGCTCGTTCAGACGGACCTAGACGGGTTATCGGAGTTCTCGATCGGCGACGAGTCGACGCTTCGTGCCGGCGATCCGCTGTTGACGATCGGTCATCCCGGCCGGTACGGTGACTGGGTTATGTCGATCGGTCGATACGATAGCTACCGGTCGGTTAGCGATTGGATACTATCGACCGTACCCACGTCACAGGGGAATAGCGGCGGGCCGTTGTTCACGCCAGACGGCGACGTCGTCGGTGTAATCAGCGGGACGACGCGATCGGGCGAGACGGAGGATTACTCGAAATCGAACGAGCTGTACGCCGAATTCCCTGAGATCCGCGAGTTGACGACAGGTAATCCGGTGACGACGTTGATGGACTCGGTAAACGAGTGGCTTGAGTAA
- a CDS encoding CHY zinc finger protein: MSDPSVRGVDVDSETRCAHYRTERDVVAFKFSCCERYFPCYRCHAETTDHEAVPWPRDRFDEPSVLCGVCETELTVPAYLEADYRCPSCSAPFNPGCEAHAELYFQTDSPERDERTG; the protein is encoded by the coding sequence GTGTCTGACCCTTCCGTTCGCGGCGTCGACGTCGATTCCGAGACCCGGTGTGCCCACTACCGCACCGAGCGCGACGTCGTCGCCTTCAAATTCTCCTGTTGCGAGCGCTACTTTCCGTGCTATCGCTGCCACGCCGAGACGACGGACCACGAGGCCGTCCCGTGGCCCCGCGATCGGTTCGACGAGCCCTCGGTGCTCTGTGGCGTCTGCGAGACCGAACTCACGGTTCCCGCGTACCTCGAGGCCGACTACCGGTGCCCGTCGTGTTCGGCGCCGTTCAATCCCGGTTGCGAGGCGCACGCCGAATTATACTTCCAAACGGACTCCCCGGAACGAGACGAACGGACGGGATAA
- the gvpO gene encoding gas vesicle protein GvpO, halophile-type, whose product MAEADTQQSAEQAQDQCRALTEDGERCSRPAQEDGFCYQHDESDPTVSDSQAVEDEQDEAAQDDERQSQAQSQELGSVDMTDEEKSDPEDVDADVDTDHDEIAGVLAVRRTVQSTAGELIGREFDAVSEISPTDDGWRAVVEVVERRAVPDTQDIVGRYEIELDESATVHGYRRLDRYRRGDTTTFE is encoded by the coding sequence ATGGCCGAAGCCGATACCCAGCAATCAGCGGAGCAAGCCCAGGACCAGTGTCGGGCGCTGACCGAGGACGGCGAGCGCTGTTCGCGGCCGGCCCAGGAGGACGGCTTCTGCTATCAGCACGACGAGAGTGATCCAACAGTGAGCGACAGTCAAGCAGTCGAAGACGAACAGGACGAAGCGGCACAGGACGACGAACGGCAGTCGCAAGCCCAGAGTCAGGAGCTGGGCTCGGTCGACATGACCGACGAGGAAAAGAGCGACCCCGAGGACGTAGACGCCGACGTCGACACCGACCACGACGAGATCGCGGGCGTCCTCGCGGTTCGCCGGACCGTCCAGTCGACCGCCGGCGAACTCATCGGTCGGGAGTTCGACGCCGTCAGCGAGATCTCGCCGACCGACGACGGCTGGCGCGCGGTCGTCGAAGTCGTCGAACGCCGAGCCGTCCCCGACACGCAGGACATCGTCGGTCGCTACGAGATCGAACTCGACGAGAGCGCGACCGTCCACGGCTACCGTCGTCTCGACCGCTACCGGCGCGGCGACACGACGACGTTCGAGTAA
- the gvpN gene encoding gas vesicle protein GvpN, whose product MADDSSRKRKVRGRKIRSDRSRKESRHAKKKLARKSSNGTSSASARSGDGPLSAPEAVAPDPFVETDAVASLRSRITGWLEAEKPVHLIGPTGCGKTALALSAAAERGRPVVWINGDESVDTAALVGANAGGERYKETDQFVGGVSKKTEVVRERWVDNPLSVAVREGATLVYNEFSRSDPSAHNVLLSVFEEGVLERPGKRGEDRTIDVHPEFRAIFTSNDVEYAGVHRQQDALLDRFVGVHIDYYDEETEREIVKSHVDLSDEDVAAIVAKTRALRDELDLVVGTRAAITAAKGLAVFDGQRNGDGDGDPGEFDDELLTDVFMDVLAPKIAGEGPEDVSQLRTQIAESV is encoded by the coding sequence ATGGCCGACGATTCGTCGCGCAAGCGCAAGGTCAGAGGTCGAAAGATCAGGAGCGACCGCTCCCGGAAGGAGAGTCGGCACGCGAAGAAGAAACTCGCCCGGAAGTCGTCGAACGGGACGTCGTCAGCGAGCGCCCGGAGCGGGGACGGCCCACTCTCGGCGCCCGAAGCCGTCGCTCCCGACCCGTTCGTCGAGACCGACGCCGTCGCCTCGCTGCGAAGCCGGATCACCGGCTGGCTCGAGGCCGAGAAGCCGGTCCACCTGATCGGCCCGACGGGCTGCGGGAAAACGGCGCTTGCGCTGTCGGCCGCCGCCGAACGCGGTCGGCCGGTCGTCTGGATCAACGGCGACGAGTCCGTCGACACCGCCGCGCTCGTCGGCGCGAACGCCGGCGGCGAACGGTACAAGGAGACCGACCAGTTCGTCGGCGGCGTCAGCAAGAAGACCGAAGTCGTCCGGGAGCGCTGGGTCGACAACCCGCTCTCGGTGGCCGTCCGGGAGGGCGCGACGCTCGTCTACAACGAGTTCTCGCGCAGCGACCCCTCGGCGCACAACGTCTTGCTCTCGGTGTTCGAGGAGGGGGTCCTCGAGCGACCGGGCAAGCGCGGCGAGGACCGGACGATCGACGTCCACCCCGAGTTCCGGGCGATCTTCACCTCGAACGACGTCGAGTACGCCGGCGTCCACCGCCAGCAGGACGCGCTGCTCGACCGCTTCGTCGGCGTCCACATCGACTACTACGACGAGGAGACCGAGCGCGAGATCGTCAAGTCCCACGTCGACCTCTCCGATGAGGACGTCGCGGCGATCGTCGCGAAGACGCGGGCGCTGCGCGACGAACTCGACCTCGTCGTCGGCACGCGGGCGGCGATCACCGCCGCGAAGGGGCTCGCCGTCTTCGACGGCCAACGAAACGGTGACGGCGACGGTGACCCCGGCGAGTTCGACGACGAGTTACTGACCGACGTCTTCATGGACGTCCTCGCGCCGAAGATCGCCGGCGAGGGTCCCGAGGACGTCTCGCAGCTCCGGACGCAGATCGCCGAGTCGGTCTGA
- the gvpA gene encoding gas vesicle protein GvpA — protein MAASSGRRPDSSSLAEVLDRILDKGVVIDVWARISVVGIELLTIEARVVVASVDTFLHYAEEIAKIEQATAEGDLEELEELEVEPRPESSPESATQ, from the coding sequence ATGGCAGCATCATCAGGTCGGAGACCCGACTCCTCGAGTCTCGCAGAGGTACTGGACCGCATCCTCGACAAGGGCGTCGTCATCGACGTCTGGGCACGGATCTCGGTTGTCGGGATCGAACTGCTGACGATCGAGGCCCGCGTCGTCGTCGCGAGCGTCGACACCTTCCTGCACTACGCGGAGGAGATCGCGAAAATTGAGCAAGCGACGGCGGAGGGCGACCTCGAGGAGCTGGAGGAACTCGAGGTCGAACCGCGTCCGGAATCGTCACCCGAATCCGCCACTCAATAA
- a CDS encoding GvpL/GvpF family gas vesicle protein has protein sequence MTHRYVYGVMNDDPVEFETDAVGGADRVYTVSHRRLNAVVSDIDTTDPEETDEDAQRHDDVLREIMERDGGRTIVPMQFGMAFENDRALKNVLRGARPAFRRAINDIEGREELGLKIVREEDTDVDTDALEAAVADELESIAAQSVPNDLFSDRLVLNRSYLVDRDERERFDEAVADLEDEYDDLMFRYTGPFAPYSFVDVKIGAQQ, from the coding sequence ATGACCCACCGGTACGTATACGGCGTGATGAACGACGACCCCGTCGAGTTCGAGACCGACGCCGTCGGCGGCGCCGACCGCGTCTACACGGTCTCCCACCGGCGGCTCAACGCCGTCGTCTCCGACATCGACACGACCGATCCCGAAGAGACCGACGAGGACGCCCAGCGACACGACGACGTCCTCCGGGAGATCATGGAACGCGACGGGGGGCGAACGATCGTCCCGATGCAGTTCGGCATGGCCTTCGAGAACGACCGGGCGCTGAAGAACGTCCTCCGCGGCGCCAGGCCGGCGTTCCGGCGCGCGATCAACGACATCGAGGGCCGGGAAGAACTCGGCCTCAAGATCGTCCGCGAGGAGGACACCGACGTCGATACCGACGCGCTCGAAGCGGCCGTCGCGGACGAACTCGAGTCAATCGCCGCGCAGTCGGTTCCCAACGACCTGTTCAGCGACCGACTCGTGCTCAACCGCTCCTACCTCGTCGACCGCGACGAACGCGAACGGTTCGACGAGGCCGTGGCCGACCTCGAGGACGAGTACGACGACCTCATGTTCCGCTACACGGGGCCGTTCGCACCGTACAGTTTCGTCGACGTCAAGATCGGCGCCCAACAGTAA
- the gvpF gene encoding gas vesicle protein GvpF has product MFILDDLLIRPFVGIVDTLHTMALSEMYDIEALEAELKENQLLYELGERSEEEYRRRKDELEEEIEIARDVHERLASGRVEVKR; this is encoded by the coding sequence ATGTTCATCCTCGACGACCTCCTGATCCGACCGTTCGTCGGCATCGTGGACACGCTGCACACGATGGCGCTGAGCGAGATGTACGACATCGAGGCGCTCGAGGCCGAACTCAAGGAGAACCAGCTGCTGTACGAACTCGGCGAACGATCCGAGGAGGAGTACCGACGCCGCAAGGACGAACTCGAGGAGGAGATCGAAATCGCCCGCGACGTCCACGAGCGACTCGCGAGCGGTCGCGTAGAGGTGAAACGCTGA
- a CDS encoding Hsp20/alpha crystallin family protein, translating to MSPDDHTPEDRRDESSDDQGHWLTSLLSALEWLDEASRSGRRRGDRTTIDYDVSIRTGDALDDRREVDRSPFAAGGDDRDRFERSEESDWNRPRTRRYRPDSSSGSPAPSSDHHLTTREGEDELLVTADVAGADPDDVTVGFDGATLVVGVDGRELDRIDVPWRERTAEATIKNGVLSVRVEPDSIPESDERPSTEIETETETTESATDAESETEDDDG from the coding sequence ATGTCACCGGACGACCACACACCCGAGGACCGACGCGACGAATCGAGCGACGACCAGGGCCACTGGCTCACCAGCCTGCTGTCGGCCCTCGAGTGGCTGGACGAGGCCTCCCGCTCCGGCCGGCGCCGCGGCGACCGGACGACGATCGACTACGACGTCTCGATCCGGACCGGCGACGCCCTCGACGATCGGCGGGAGGTCGATCGGAGCCCGTTCGCCGCCGGCGGGGACGACCGCGATCGGTTCGAGCGCAGCGAGGAGTCCGACTGGAATCGACCGCGGACGCGCCGCTACCGTCCCGACTCCTCGAGCGGATCGCCCGCGCCCTCGAGCGACCACCACCTGACGACGCGGGAGGGCGAAGACGAACTGCTCGTCACCGCCGACGTGGCCGGCGCGGATCCGGACGACGTCACCGTCGGCTTCGACGGCGCGACCCTCGTCGTCGGCGTCGACGGCCGCGAACTCGATCGGATCGACGTCCCGTGGCGCGAGCGAACGGCCGAGGCGACGATCAAAAACGGCGTGCTCTCCGTGCGGGTCGAACCGGACTCGATCCCCGAGTCGGACGAGAGACCGTCGACGGAGATCGAAACCGAGACCGAGACGACCGAGTCGGCGACGGACGCGGAGTCCGAGACGGAGGACGACGATGGGTGA
- the gvpJ gene encoding gas vesicle protein GvpJ codes for MVDDFQPSRQKADLAEVVEMLLDKGIVINADIAVSIGDTQLLGVQLRAAIASFETAAKYGLEFPEGTDMRRVAAAVDDPEIAETERPNPVIDPTSGVNVTPDERYEDEETETESERGDSSDDESAESYEMPDRGVSHLGARPDPARPTRGGFDLLSDDSDGDGENETESDGDEDADSTENGGGEEVEAEATNAEDES; via the coding sequence GTGGTCGATGACTTCCAGCCGAGCCGGCAGAAGGCCGACCTCGCGGAGGTCGTCGAGATGCTGCTCGACAAGGGGATCGTCATCAACGCCGACATCGCCGTCTCGATCGGTGACACGCAACTGCTCGGCGTCCAGCTCCGGGCCGCCATCGCCTCCTTCGAGACCGCGGCCAAGTACGGCCTCGAGTTCCCCGAAGGCACCGACATGCGCCGCGTCGCGGCGGCGGTCGACGACCCCGAAATCGCCGAGACGGAGCGGCCGAACCCGGTGATCGATCCCACGAGCGGCGTCAACGTCACGCCGGACGAGCGATACGAAGACGAGGAAACGGAGACCGAGAGCGAGCGCGGCGACTCGAGCGACGACGAGAGCGCGGAGAGCTACGAGATGCCCGACCGCGGGGTCTCCCACCTCGGCGCGCGGCCGGATCCGGCCCGGCCGACCCGCGGCGGGTTCGATCTGCTCAGCGACGATTCCGACGGTGACGGCGAGAACGAAACGGAATCCGACGGCGACGAGGACGCCGATTCAACCGAGAACGGCGGCGGCGAGGAAGTAGAAGCGGAAGCGACGAACGCGGAGGACGAATCATGA
- a CDS encoding gas vesicle protein K: MTQIDVGDGEDARQGLVTLVVTVVEILMDALEREAVRRMESGDLADEEIERLGEQLATIEAEIEQLKEDEGIEDGVDDLRGDLNGLVNDAIEQLHGEPRATSEPGYSVLGGEDE, from the coding sequence ATGACGCAGATCGACGTCGGCGACGGCGAGGACGCGCGCCAGGGGCTGGTCACGCTCGTCGTCACCGTCGTGGAGATCCTGATGGACGCCTTAGAGCGCGAGGCGGTTCGTCGCATGGAGTCGGGAGATCTCGCCGACGAGGAGATCGAACGGCTCGGCGAGCAGCTCGCGACGATCGAGGCGGAGATCGAGCAGCTCAAGGAAGACGAGGGGATCGAGGACGGCGTCGACGACCTGCGCGGCGACTTAAACGGGCTGGTCAACGACGCGATCGAACAGCTACACGGCGAGCCGCGGGCCACCAGCGAGCCCGGCTACTCCGTGCTCGGAGGTGAGGACGAATGA
- the gvpL gene encoding gas vesicle protein GvpL → MSSGRSNDRLEDIADAERIDELDGVDDFDDLQDAVDDAVPEIDDGRYLYCIVRADEGATLETTGVDGEPVSIVVADGIGAVVHETDGIYDSADLAQVRRWLVRHQTVVDEAAQEFGTPVPFQFDTILRGGDEAVREWLREESDTLDRALSGLAGHWEYRVEVVEIDPVDDEALIERDERLQELADRIDDSGSGTSFLLEKKLEQRLTELRAARRESITADLRDRLADAAREVHSLERSPTASLSDDVADEAEQRDGETLCRLTLLAHEDEESAIGSILDDVADHDGFEVRFTGPWPPYTFAPELGGDESTDTQPHA, encoded by the coding sequence ATGAGCTCCGGGCGATCTAACGACCGGCTCGAGGACATCGCAGACGCCGAGCGCATCGACGAGCTCGATGGCGTCGACGATTTCGACGACCTTCAGGACGCCGTCGACGACGCGGTTCCCGAGATCGACGACGGGCGGTACCTCTACTGTATCGTCCGGGCCGACGAGGGCGCGACGCTCGAGACGACCGGCGTCGACGGCGAACCCGTCTCGATCGTGGTCGCCGACGGCATCGGCGCGGTCGTCCACGAGACGGACGGGATCTACGACTCGGCCGACCTCGCGCAGGTTCGGCGCTGGCTCGTCCGCCACCAGACGGTCGTCGACGAGGCCGCCCAGGAGTTCGGCACGCCCGTGCCGTTCCAGTTCGACACGATCCTCCGGGGCGGCGACGAGGCCGTCCGCGAGTGGCTCCGCGAGGAGTCGGACACGCTCGACCGCGCGCTCTCGGGACTGGCCGGCCACTGGGAGTACCGCGTCGAGGTCGTCGAGATCGACCCCGTCGACGACGAGGCGCTGATCGAACGGGACGAGCGCCTGCAGGAACTCGCCGACCGGATCGACGACTCCGGCTCGGGAACGTCGTTCCTGCTCGAGAAGAAACTCGAGCAGCGCCTGACCGAGCTGCGGGCGGCCCGCCGCGAGTCGATCACGGCCGATTTACGGGACCGACTCGCGGACGCCGCGCGGGAGGTCCACAGCCTCGAGCGGTCGCCGACGGCGTCGCTCTCGGACGACGTCGCCGACGAAGCCGAGCAACGCGACGGCGAAACGCTCTGTCGACTGACGCTGCTCGCCCACGAGGACGAGGAGTCGGCGATCGGCTCGATCCTCGACGACGTGGCGGACCACGACGGCTTCGAGGTCCGGTTTACGGGGCCGTGGCCGCCGTACACGTTCGCGCCGGAACTGGGCGGCGACGAATCGACCGATACCCAGCCACACGCATGA
- a CDS encoding Gfo/Idh/MocA family protein has translation MHEDSFEEPLRLGIVGLGYIGTTVGGQFHRHGDVTVQALCDLDTERLAEIGDSFDVPDAERYADYPTMLEDAALDAVLVGTPHTLHYEQVVAALEAGCHVYCDKPLTTDLERARDLAERAERSAETLMVGYQRHLQTAFRTARERFEGAPPNWLTASITQDWIEDSRGTWRLDPDLSGGGFLYDTGSHVLDGVLWTTGLEPESVAASMDFHDDDERVDSRAHLDVRFAGGATGTFSFHGDAPSVREHIHCWDDDGAVYLEGRQWGSRTVTEIDGDAGEYEPYIDARTEQTRAEAFLESVRTGDEPPATARDALRVTALTEAAYEAARTGERIDVPTAE, from the coding sequence ATGCACGAGGACAGCTTCGAGGAGCCGCTTCGGCTCGGAATCGTCGGGCTCGGATACATCGGAACGACCGTCGGCGGGCAGTTTCACCGACACGGTGATGTGACCGTACAGGCGCTCTGTGACCTCGATACGGAGCGGCTCGCGGAGATCGGCGACTCGTTCGACGTTCCCGACGCCGAGCGGTACGCCGACTACCCGACGATGCTCGAGGACGCCGCGCTGGACGCCGTCCTCGTCGGCACGCCCCACACGCTCCACTACGAGCAGGTCGTCGCGGCCCTCGAGGCCGGCTGTCACGTCTACTGCGACAAACCGCTGACCACGGACCTCGAGCGCGCACGCGACCTCGCGGAGCGGGCCGAACGGTCCGCGGAGACGCTGATGGTCGGCTACCAGCGCCACCTCCAGACCGCGTTCCGGACCGCCAGAGAGCGCTTCGAGGGCGCGCCGCCGAACTGGCTGACCGCGTCGATCACCCAGGACTGGATCGAGGATTCGCGGGGGACCTGGCGGCTCGACCCCGACCTCTCGGGGGGCGGCTTCCTCTACGACACCGGGAGCCACGTCCTCGACGGCGTCCTCTGGACGACCGGCCTCGAACCCGAGTCCGTCGCGGCGAGCATGGACTTCCACGACGACGACGAGCGGGTCGACAGTCGGGCACACCTCGACGTCCGGTTCGCCGGCGGCGCCACGGGGACCTTCTCCTTTCACGGCGACGCCCCCTCGGTTCGGGAACACATCCACTGCTGGGACGACGACGGCGCCGTCTACCTCGAGGGGCGCCAGTGGGGCTCTCGAACCGTCACCGAAATCGACGGCGACGCGGGCGAGTACGAGCCCTACATCGACGCCCGGACCGAGCAGACCCGCGCCGAGGCCTTCCTCGAGAGCGTCCGGACCGGCGACGAGCCGCCGGCGACGGCACGGGACGCCCTCCGGGTGACCGCGCTGACGGAAGCGGCCTACGAGGCGGCCCGAACCGGGGAGCGGATCGACGTGCCGACCGCGGAGTGA
- a CDS encoding zinc-dependent alcohol dehydrogenase family protein, with protein MRAAVIEEHGEPLAIEDVSYPEPQPDQVVVETEACGVCRSDWHAWQGDWSWIGAGVPEGQILGHEPAGVVSEVGSDVETLEVGDRVAVPFHLGDGSCPHCREGRANNCETVIPLGLSEYSQGAFAEAFPVREADFNCVELPETVAYDEMAGLGCRFMTAYHALADRADLRPGDWVAVHGCGGVGLSAIHIANALGAHPIAIDLVDDKLERAAELGARETIDVTEVDSAAREVQAITDGGADVSIDALGVAETCTNSVNSLGTRGSHVQVGLTTGEEEGQIELPVDVMTMQEIDFHGSFGMPLVRYEELFKLIAQGTLEPSKIIGERLSLDDLPETLASMDDYETVGIPVVTEF; from the coding sequence ATGCGAGCAGCCGTCATCGAGGAACACGGGGAACCGCTGGCGATCGAGGACGTGTCGTATCCGGAACCGCAGCCGGATCAGGTGGTCGTCGAGACGGAGGCCTGCGGCGTCTGTCGCAGCGACTGGCACGCCTGGCAGGGCGACTGGAGCTGGATCGGCGCGGGGGTCCCGGAGGGGCAGATCCTCGGCCACGAACCGGCCGGCGTCGTCTCCGAGGTCGGGTCCGACGTCGAGACCCTCGAGGTCGGCGACCGGGTCGCCGTCCCCTTCCACCTCGGCGACGGGAGCTGTCCGCACTGCCGCGAGGGGCGGGCGAACAACTGCGAGACGGTGATTCCGCTCGGACTGTCGGAGTACTCCCAGGGCGCGTTCGCGGAGGCGTTCCCGGTTCGGGAAGCCGACTTCAACTGCGTCGAGCTGCCAGAAACCGTCGCGTACGACGAGATGGCGGGTCTCGGCTGCCGCTTTATGACCGCCTACCACGCGCTGGCCGACCGCGCCGACCTCCGCCCCGGCGACTGGGTGGCCGTCCACGGCTGCGGCGGCGTCGGCCTCTCCGCGATCCACATCGCGAACGCGCTGGGCGCCCATCCGATCGCGATCGACCTCGTCGACGACAAACTCGAGCGCGCCGCGGAGCTCGGCGCTCGCGAGACGATCGACGTGACCGAGGTCGACAGCGCGGCCCGAGAGGTTCAGGCGATCACCGACGGCGGCGCAGACGTCTCCATCGACGCGCTGGGCGTCGCCGAGACCTGTACGAACTCGGTCAACAGCCTCGGCACGCGGGGCAGCCACGTGCAGGTCGGCCTGACGACCGGCGAGGAGGAAGGACAGATCGAACTGCCCGTCGACGTCATGACGATGCAGGAGATCGACTTCCACGGCTCCTTCGGCATGCCGCTGGTCCGCTACGAGGAACTGTTCAAGCTGATCGCACAGGGGACCCTCGAGCCGAGCAAGATCATCGGCGAGCGGCTCTCGCTCGACGACCTGCCGGAGACGCTGGCCTCGATGGACGACTACGAGACGGTCGGCATTCCGGTCGTCACCGAGTTCTGA